The DNA segment TTTTTGAAACATAAATATCAACCCCTCCGTGACCTCCGGGCATATCGGATGCAAAATACATTGTTTTGCCGTCGGCTGTAAGTGCAGGGTGTCCGACTGAATAATTGTCATTATTATAATTAAAAGGAATTGCTTCTTTCCAATTATCATTTTCTTTTTCGGAAGTAAATATTTGAAGTTTTATAATTCCGTCGTTACTTTTTCCGCCATAATTATTTCTTGTAAAAGCCGTAAAACTACCATCTTTTGAATATGATGCAGGACCTTCGTGGTACTTCTTATTAAAGGTCTTTTTCAGAGGTTTTACATTTTTTAATTGAGAGTGTTCAACATCTGCAATAAATAGGTCTAAAAAAGACAGTTTATTCCAGTTCCAAATTCGTTTTATTAATCTTGTACCTTTTCTTGTTGATGCAAAAACAATTTTATCGTTATAAAATGCAGTTCCGAAATCTTGTTGTTCTGTATTTATATCAAGGTTTTTTACTCTGAACTGTTCTTTATCCGTAAGTAATAAATTATAAAAGCCTTTATTTTCAAAATATAATTTTGCTCTGCTGTCACCTTTTTCAAGTTTATAGAACTTTTCCATCCATTCTTCAGCTTCTGTATATTTTTGATTTATTGCGAGAACAGATGCATAATTATAGATATCTTCACTTGTACTTTTAGGAGAATCAACTATTTCACTGTAATAAAATTCGGCATTAAAATAATCTCCTGTTTTATAATAACTTTCGGCAAGTTTCTTATTAATTTCAAAAGTTTTATATGGTAAGTCTTCAAACTTCTCAATTGATTCAGAATATGAATAAATCTTATAAAATTTATCTCCTTTTTTCAATTGTCCTGTTTGTGCACTTAAAGAAAACGAAAGAAATAACAATGCCACTACTATAAGATACTTAAATACAGTCATTTGTCTTGTTTTAATTTAAAAATTTAAAGTTATCTCAGAATATAGTGCAAAATTTGTACAATTATTTAATTTAGTTTTAGAAATATCTCGGAGAACGTATTTTTTCCTCAGTTTTATAAATAAAGTCATATCTCAACATCAATTCATGGCTTCCTCCGTTGTATTTCATGGTTGTATTTGCATAAGACCAATCAAATGAGTATCCTAATGCTAATTGATCCGTAATGTTTACACCTGCTAACAGACCAACAGCATCTCCTGTTCTGAACATAGCACCTAACCAGAATTTCTCATTAAAAATAAAGGATGCCGTAATATCTCCTTCAATCGGAGCTCCGTTTGTTACTTTCATAAATGCGGTAGGTCTAAATTTAATTTCTTCATTTAAATCAAAAACACTTCCTGCTATCAAAAAATAATGCCTTTTCTCAGATGCTAAATTTGTAGTTCCGGATGTTGAATTTGTAATAAAATTATTTTCAAGCAATTTCGGAACAGAAACTCCCGCATAAAACTTATCAGTATAATAATACATTCCGAAACCAAAATTCGGTAATAGTTTTGATTGAACATCATTAATAAAAGCAGGGTCATTTTGTTCAGTTAATGACAAATCGGTTAAATTATGGTTCATCATATTCATACCGCCTTTTAAACCGAATGCTAATTTTGCTTTTTCACTAACTTTTATTCTGTATGAAAAATCTACATAAAATGATGTTGTATTTGTCGGTCCTATTTTATCATTGATGAAAGATAAACCGATACCGGAGTTTTGATTTAGTATCGGAGTATGAAGTGTTAATGTTTGTGTTGTGGGTGCTCCGTCAAATCCTACCCATTGCGATCTGTGCAATCCTGTAATCGTAAGTGCATCCCTACTGCCTGCATAAGCAGGATTAACTGCGATTGTGTTAAACATATAATGTGTAAACATTGCATCTTGCTGTGCATGAGCCGAATATCCGACTATTGTAAATAATATTATTATAATTGTCTTTTTCATTTTTTGTATCTTTTGATAATTTATTTTATAGGAATAATATTTATTATCTTCTCCTTATTTTTTTATATTACTTAGTAAGATAAATATATCCTTTGATTACACCTGTATCATTTGTAGGTTGCAAAATATAGAAATATGTTCCTTCGGGTAATTCATTGCCTCCGATTGTAATGCCGAACATTGATGTACCGCTCCAATCATTATTATAAGGACTTGCTTCAAAAATTTTATTTCCCCATCTGTTAAATATTATAAGTGAATTGCCCGGATAATTCTCTAAGCCCTTTATAACAAAAATATCATTTATTCCGTCACCGTTTGGTGAAAATCCTTCAGGTATTTGAATTTCAGAAATAATTACATCAGATATTGTCGGGTCGTCCGGTTCTCCGTCACCGTTATTATCAATATCGGCAGAATTATTCGGATCATCAGATTCATCAGTAACTTCATTACCGTTGATATCTTCTCCTGTTCCGAATGCAGTATTAATAACCTGACCTGCTGTAATATCATAATTTGTTATTATATGTATTGCTGTAACTATTTCAGAGTCTCCGGGAGAAAGTGAGGTTATCGGACTTCCGTCAATCGAATCTGCATTATCATCAGTTATCTCAATATTATACAAAGTCATATTTCCGGTATTTGTAACTTCTATTGTATATGTTATTTCAGCATCTTCTTCTATTACTTCCGGAAGATTTGCAACCTTTGTAATTGACATTGATGAAATAAATTCGGGTGTCGGTGTATTTATGTCCGAATTATCCGTATTGTCAGGATCCGGTTCCGTGCCCGCAACTGTCGCGGTATTTGCATAATCTCCTGTTTCATTTACTGTTACGGTAATATTTAAAACTGCAGTTCCTGAATTCATGATATCTCCTATTGCCCAAATTCCTGTTCCTGCATTATAAGCTCCCGAACCGTCATCAGACACATAAGTATATCCGGAAGGAATATTATCCGTAACTGTTACACCTGTTGCATCACTCGGTCCTGAATTTGTAACGGTTAAAGTAAATACTACATTATCTCCGGGTTCAGGATTAGAATTATCAGCTATTTTTATAATTGAAAGATTTGTTTGAGCATCATCATCTTCAATCGTAATCGTTTCTTGTTGTACTCCGTTTTCACTTGCTCCTCCGCCTGTTACGTTTGATATATCTGCTACAACTGTTTCACTTCCTTCATATATTACATCGTCAACAGCTGTTATATCAATTGTTCCGATAGTATTTCCGGCTGAAACCGTAATTGAAGTTAACGCATTATAATCAGTTCCTGAACCGGTTGCAGTTCCTGTATATGTCAAATCAATAACAACATCTTCATAAGTTGCATTACTTAATGTTGCGGTTAAAGCTGATACTCCGCCGTTTTCCGCAATAGTTAACGGGTTTGCCAACAATGTTACCGTCGGTATATCAGCATTGTCATCAATAGTTACGGTTTCTTGCTGTGTTCCGCTTTCACTTGCACCGCCTCCTGTTATACTTGCGATGTCGGTAATTACTGTTTCATTGCCTTCGTAAATTGCATCGTTTATTGCTGTTATATCGGTTGTGCCGGTCAGGCTTCCTGCTGAAATCGTAATTGAATTTGCTACGCCGTAATCAGTGGTGTTTGTTGCCGTTCCGGTGTAAGTCAAATTAACAACTACATTTTCATAAGTTGCATTGCTTAATGTTGCGGTAAGTGTTGATACTCCGCCGTTTTCAATTATGCTTGCAGGACTTGAACTTAATGTTACCGAAGGTATGTCTGCATTGTCATCTATGGTTACAGTTATTTGTTGTGTGCCGTTTTCAGTGGCATTTCCTCCCGTAACACTTGAAATATCAGTAATTACTGTTTCATTGCCTTCGTAAGTCGCATCGTTTATTGCGGTTATATCTGTTGTACCGGTTGTATTTCCGGCAGTTATCGTTACGGATGTTGAAACTGTATAATCTGTTCCGTTACTTGCCGTTCCGCTGTATGTTAAGTTTACGACTACGTCTTCAAATGTTACGGCATCTAATGTTGCAGTTATTGTTGATATCCCTCCGTTTTCCGCTATTGTTAAGGGACTTGCCGAAATTGTTACCAGAACTCCGTCATCATCCGTTATCGTTACGGTTGCTTGTTGTGTTCCGTTTTCTGTGGCATCGCCTCCTGTTATACTTGTAATATCGGTAATAACAGTTTCATCTCCTTCTGAAATTGCATCATTAACAGCGGTTATGTCGGTTGTACCGGTTGTATTTCCGGCAGTTATTGTTATTGATGTTGCAACATTATAATCTGTACCTGAGCCTGTTGCCGTTCCGGAATATGTCAAATTTACGATAACATCTTCAAAAGTTGCCGTGCTTAATGTTGCCGTTAAGGTTGATACTCCGCCGTTTTCTGCAATGTTTGCCGGACTTACAGAAAGTGTTACTGTAGGTGCGGTTTCATCATCGTCATTAATTACGGCTACATCATTCGGATTAATTCCGTTATATTTAACATCTAAACTAACTGCGGGTGCGGAAATAATATTATATGTGATGTTACCGTCAAAAACAATATCATCTTGTCCGGTTACAGTAATAGTTTTTGGAGTATTCCAATCTGCTGATGTAAAAGTAATGTCGGTTGCAGCAATAGTTCCTTCACTTGTATCGTCTGAATTAAGCCCGACAACAACATCATTAGTAGGTTGAGTATTTAATACAATCGTAAATGTAGCTGTACCTCCAACTTCTGTAGTATGTTGAGAGATTAAAGAAACATTAATACCTGCAGTTAAAGATGTGTTATTTTCGGGATTTAAAACAGCTGTTGAAGTATTATATAGCGGACCTGTTGCATCTTGGTTAAATTCACATACCATAAAACGATATTCAGTTCCCTCTAAAATATTATTCATTGTAACGGATGTTCCGGTTCCTTTATAAATGCAAAACCAACCTGTTGTTCCGATTTCACTTCCTAATCCGAAACCTGAATTGGCTGCATAAACAGTTCCGTTTACAGGAAATGGTTGACCGGTATTTATTTGTTTTGCAAAAACAATTCTTTCGGTACCGTTTCCGTTAATCCAATTTATATCCATTTGAGTCGCTCCCGTATTCGGAAAAGTGATATCGTGAGCCTGTACAGTAGGTGTTACACCGTAAGTAGCCTGATTTAAAGGGTTTGTCGGGACGCTGCCGTCAATAAAATTATAACCTGCGGTATAGTCGCATACCATTACCCTATATTCAGTTGAAGGGCTTAAACCTGAAATTGATACTGTAGAGGGAACGCCATCGTAAACACAAAACCAACCTGTTGTTCCGATTTGTTGACCGGATCCGTAAACAGGATTTGCTGTATATGTTGTTCCGTCAACGGGAAAAGGTTCATCTGTTGTTGAATTTGTTTGTTTTATGAATACTTGTCGAGCAATACCGTCACCGTCTGTCCAATCAACTTGAAAAGAGTTCGTTGTAACTCCACTAAAAACGAGATGATGAGCAGGAGACAATGCAGCTGTAACTTGGTTATTAGGATCTGTTGCATTCGTAACGGTCAGATAATTTTCATTTCCGGGCGAGCCGAAATATTCACAAACCATAACTGTATAATCAGTAGCTTTGGCCAAATTAGTAATATCTACATTTGAACCGATACCATCATAAATACAATACCAACCGGATGAGCCGATTTGATCACCTACACCATAAACAGTTGAAGCGGTATATGTTGTATTGTTAATCGGAAGTGCATTACCTGCTGTTGCCGTGAGTTTAATAAATGCAACACGCCTTGTTCCTGTTCCGTTTGTCCAGTCAACTGTAAATGAATTTGATAAAACATTTGTAAAAGTAACATTAGTGGCTTGTGTTATCGTCAAGGTTTTTTGGTTTGCCGGATTAATAACAGCTGTATTTGTGTTATATAATTCTGTTCCCGAGCCATTATTATATTCTAAAACCATGACTCTGTAATCGGTATTATCTGCTAATCCGGTAACAACTACTTCCGGAGAAGAAGCACCGTTATAAACACAAAACCAACCTGTAGTACCAATTTGATTTCCTAAACCAAAAACAGTATTGGCAGCATAAGTTGTATTATCTACAGGAAACGGTTGTCCGGTTGTTGTTTGTTTTATAAAAACAAGGCGTTGAGCCCCGTTACCGTTTGTCCAATTAATTTTCACGGCAGAGTTCCCTACTTCAGAAAATACGATATCATGTGCTTGAATTGTAGGAGCAGAAGTGCTTATAGCAGGTAGCGGAACGGTTTGTTCGGTATCCTGCTTAACATTACAATACCACCAAGTATTAATTGTGTTAAGATTTCCATAATCAGCATTTGACCAGGTATGAGCCGGACTTAATGCACCGTTTAATTCAACTTTAGGGCTTCCGTCACCGGTAGCGTCCG comes from the Bacteroidales bacterium genome and includes:
- a CDS encoding type IX secretion system membrane protein PorP/SprF; protein product: MKKTIIIILFTIVGYSAHAQQDAMFTHYMFNTIAVNPAYAGSRDALTITGLHRSQWVGFDGAPTTQTLTLHTPILNQNSGIGLSFINDKIGPTNTTSFYVDFSYRIKVSEKAKLAFGLKGGMNMMNHNLTDLSLTEQNDPAFINDVQSKLLPNFGFGMYYYTDKFYAGVSVPKLLENNFITNSTSGTTNLASEKRHYFLIAGSVFDLNEEIKFRPTAFMKVTNGAPIEGDITASFIFNEKFWLGAMFRTGDAVGLLAGVNITDQLALGYSFDWSYANTTMKYNGGSHELMLRYDFIYKTEEKIRSPRYF
- a CDS encoding gliding motility-associated C-terminal domain-containing protein, yielding MKNFLFFFILIYVLLCVQDMNAEGIKELANGTTNYPETNFGSNGWTDPGAPDHLKLFIYIKDPTTESIYFGFSANSETYNIYDPNGVLVYSNTSNANAANVSEAITGPSQIVGAGGYLAQTYTPVSGSPAGNYYIEFDGAANMAYWDISVAKAGNNYTELGRVWSMIWWMNMGGWNASDSFEATVYAYSTEGFVSKVNYKGSDFRPYVFSIYYNASGPGNSGDLAQDRKSINGANAGTASFPVFLNPPPEEIMPSASFGDLVATPYVTRTAASGPNKYSFNLSSTQPGTFRILLNVENPAVPDVYDDVLNTTDRVLVFDIIPAAGETAPYIRSMPWDGIDGNGNILADGYLLHYTVSYADGRSNFPTYDAEYLYNGLSVNQVRPSNPYVVQLYWDDSNIPDATGDGSPKVELNGALSPAHTWSNADYGNLNTINTWWYCNVKQDTEQTVPLPAISTSAPTIQAHDIVFSEVGNSAVKINWTNGNGAQRLVFIKQTTTGQPFPVDNTTYAANTVFGLGNQIGTTGWFCVYNGASSPEVVVTGLADNTDYRVMVLEYNNGSGTELYNTNTAVINPANQKTLTITQATNVTFTNVLSNSFTVDWTNGTGTRRVAFIKLTATAGNALPINNTTYTASTVYGVGDQIGSSGWYCIYDGIGSNVDITNLAKATDYTVMVCEYFGSPGNENYLTVTNATDPNNQVTAALSPAHHLVFSGVTTNSFQVDWTDGDGIARQVFIKQTNSTTDEPFPVDGTTYTANPVYGSGQQIGTTGWFCVYDGVPSTVSISGLSPSTEYRVMVCDYTAGYNFIDGSVPTNPLNQATYGVTPTVQAHDITFPNTGATQMDINWINGNGTERIVFAKQINTGQPFPVNGTVYAANSGFGLGSEIGTTGWFCIYKGTGTSVTMNNILEGTEYRFMVCEFNQDATGPLYNTSTAVLNPENNTSLTAGINVSLISQHTTEVGGTATFTIVLNTQPTNDVVVGLNSDDTSEGTIAATDITFTSADWNTPKTITVTGQDDIVFDGNITYNIISAPAVSLDVKYNGINPNDVAVINDDDETAPTVTLSVSPANIAENGGVSTLTATLSTATFEDVIVNLTYSGTATGSGTDYNVATSITITAGNTTGTTDITAVNDAISEGDETVITDITSITGGDATENGTQQATVTITDDDGVLVTISASPLTIAENGGISTITATLDAVTFEDVVVNLTYSGTASNGTDYTVSTSVTITAGNTTGTTDITAINDATYEGNETVITDISSVTGGNATENGTQQITVTIDDNADIPSVTLSSSPASIIENGGVSTLTATLSNATYENVVVNLTYTGTATNTTDYGVANSITISAGSLTGTTDITAINDAIYEGNETVITDIASITGGGASESGTQQETVTIDDNADIPTVTLLANPLTIAENGGVSALTATLSNATYEDVVIDLTYTGTATGSGTDYNALTSITVSAGNTIGTIDITAVDDVIYEGSETVVADISNVTGGGASENGVQQETITIEDDDAQTNLSIIKIADNSNPEPGDNVVFTLTVTNSGPSDATGVTVTDNIPSGYTYVSDDGSGAYNAGTGIWAIGDIMNSGTAVLNITVTVNETGDYANTATVAGTEPDPDNTDNSDINTPTPEFISSMSITKVANLPEVIEEDAEITYTIEVTNTGNMTLYNIEITDDNADSIDGSPITSLSPGDSEIVTAIHIITNYDITAGQVINTAFGTGEDINGNEVTDESDDPNNSADIDNNGDGEPDDPTISDVIISEIQIPEGFSPNGDGINDIFVIKGLENYPGNSLIIFNRWGNKIFEASPYNNDWSGTSMFGITIGGNELPEGTYFYILQPTNDTGVIKGYIYLTK